A stretch of Leucobacter aridicollis DNA encodes these proteins:
- a CDS encoding GntR family transcriptional regulator, whose amino-acid sequence MFEDSRPIFQQLAERIVDDILRGRYEEGGQVPSTNELASYLRINPATAGKGLGLLVDRGILVKRRGIGMFVAEGTTERIAAERRDRFVQDFIQPMLAEASTIGLDRAALRRLIDESHTPDEPAPGAEPGEPPAPAAETE is encoded by the coding sequence GTGTTTGAGGACTCAAGGCCGATCTTCCAGCAGCTGGCCGAGCGGATTGTCGACGACATTCTGCGCGGCCGCTACGAGGAGGGCGGGCAGGTGCCCTCGACCAACGAACTCGCGAGCTACCTCCGCATCAACCCCGCGACGGCAGGCAAGGGCCTCGGCCTGCTTGTCGACCGGGGCATCCTCGTGAAGCGCCGCGGCATCGGCATGTTTGTTGCCGAGGGCACGACCGAGCGGATCGCCGCCGAGCGGCGCGACCGCTTTGTTCAGGACTTCATCCAGCCGATGCTCGCCGAGGCGAGCACCATCGGGCTCGACAGGGCAGCGCTTCGCCGCCTCATCGACGAGTCCCATACCCCCGATGAGCCCGCCCCGGGCGCGGAGCCGGGCGAACCGCCCGCCCCCGCCGCCGAAACAGAATGA
- a CDS encoding AAA family ATPase has translation MTEISIPEVALVLLVGASGSGKSRFAREHFGPYETVSSDECRGIVSNDPNNQAATKPAFELLHTIAAARLRAGLLTVIDATNVQPESRASLIKLARDHDVLPVAIVFDLADSVLFEHDRGRDDTPRGEKVIRRQQGQLRRSMRGLRREGLRGVHVLNTTEEVAAATIVRRKLLTDFRDDHGPFDVIGDVHGCLPELEELLGALGYVIVRDDAGRAIDASHPDGRRALFLGDLVDRGPDSVGVLRLAMGMHTAGHALAVPGNHEEKLVAALDGKRKSLTHGLAETMLELAGETDEFRREVRDWAHGLVSHLVLDDGNLVVAHAGLKESYQGRSSGRVRAFALYGDTTGEVDEFGLPVRLDWAADYRGTAAVLHGHTPVEQAEWFNNVMCLDTGCVFGGKLSALRYPERELVEVPARERYADPIRPLARPRGSAARAADDQDRQPFATTTAGQPGAAGQGEAGPGAAAAQSAAGPRTAGELRAADVLGKRVIDTKLHGRVGIRAEHAAGGFETLSRFAVAPAWLPYLPPTMAPSPTSSEPGYLEHPREAFKVFAAAGVERVVCEEKHMGSRAVVLLCRDAETAATRFGGQAGETGMVTTRTGRALFERELMEEFLAGLRGAVDATGLWDELETDWILFDGEMLPWSLKAGDLLTGVYAPAGAAARAGLGAAAEAFAAASARGVDAAKLEARAGERLADAEAFTRAYRRYVWPTSGLSGVSFAPFQVLATAGRARYGDPHPWHLDVAGRLADAAPELVRRTRSLTVETANAESVEAGIQWWEELTDAGGEGMVVKPEQSVVLSKKGLVPPGLKVRGREYLRIIYGPEYLEPANLTRLRDRDLGRKRSLAGREFALGAEALDRFVAGEPLWRVHEAVAAVLALESDPVDPRL, from the coding sequence ATGACCGAGATTTCGATCCCAGAGGTCGCGCTCGTGCTGCTCGTCGGCGCATCAGGATCGGGCAAGAGCCGCTTCGCCCGCGAGCACTTTGGGCCGTACGAGACCGTGTCGAGCGACGAGTGCCGCGGCATCGTCTCGAACGATCCGAACAACCAGGCGGCGACGAAGCCTGCGTTCGAGCTGCTCCACACGATCGCCGCGGCGCGGCTCAGGGCCGGGCTGCTGACGGTGATCGACGCGACGAACGTGCAGCCCGAGTCGCGCGCCTCGCTCATCAAGCTCGCGCGCGATCACGACGTGCTGCCAGTCGCGATCGTGTTCGACCTCGCCGACTCCGTGCTGTTCGAGCACGACCGCGGCCGCGACGATACCCCGCGCGGCGAGAAGGTGATTCGCCGCCAGCAGGGCCAGCTGCGCCGCTCGATGCGCGGCCTCAGGCGCGAGGGCCTGCGCGGCGTGCACGTGCTGAACACGACCGAGGAGGTCGCGGCCGCGACGATCGTGCGCCGGAAGCTCCTCACCGACTTCCGCGACGATCACGGCCCGTTCGACGTGATCGGTGACGTGCACGGCTGCCTGCCCGAGCTCGAGGAGCTGCTCGGCGCGCTCGGCTACGTCATCGTGCGTGACGACGCGGGGCGGGCGATCGACGCGAGCCATCCCGATGGCCGCCGCGCACTGTTCCTCGGCGATCTCGTCGACCGCGGTCCCGACTCGGTTGGCGTGCTGCGCCTCGCGATGGGCATGCACACGGCCGGCCACGCGCTCGCGGTGCCGGGCAACCACGAGGAGAAGCTCGTGGCCGCGCTCGACGGAAAACGGAAGTCGCTGACGCACGGCCTCGCCGAGACGATGCTCGAGCTCGCGGGCGAGACTGACGAGTTCAGGCGCGAGGTGCGCGACTGGGCGCACGGTCTCGTGTCGCACCTCGTGCTCGACGACGGCAACCTCGTCGTCGCCCACGCGGGGCTGAAGGAGTCGTACCAGGGCCGCAGCTCTGGCAGGGTGCGCGCCTTCGCGCTGTACGGCGACACGACGGGCGAGGTCGACGAGTTCGGTCTGCCGGTGCGGCTCGACTGGGCCGCCGACTACCGCGGGACGGCCGCCGTGCTGCACGGCCACACCCCGGTCGAGCAGGCCGAGTGGTTCAACAACGTGATGTGCCTCGATACCGGGTGCGTGTTCGGCGGGAAGCTGTCGGCGCTGCGCTACCCCGAACGCGAGCTCGTCGAGGTGCCCGCCCGCGAGCGGTACGCCGATCCGATCAGGCCGCTCGCTCGGCCGCGGGGGAGCGCCGCACGGGCGGCGGACGATCAGGATCGCCAGCCGTTTGCGACGACCACCGCCGGGCAGCCGGGTGCGGCGGGGCAGGGTGAGGCCGGGCCGGGTGCCGCTGCTGCGCAGAGCGCCGCGGGACCCCGTACCGCGGGGGAGCTCCGCGCCGCCGACGTGCTCGGTAAGCGCGTCATCGACACGAAGCTGCACGGCCGCGTCGGCATCCGGGCCGAGCACGCGGCCGGCGGCTTCGAGACGCTGAGCAGGTTCGCGGTCGCCCCCGCGTGGCTGCCGTACCTGCCCCCGACGATGGCGCCGTCGCCGACGAGCTCCGAGCCCGGGTACCTCGAGCACCCGCGTGAGGCCTTCAAGGTGTTCGCCGCCGCGGGCGTCGAGCGCGTCGTGTGCGAGGAGAAGCACATGGGCTCGCGCGCCGTCGTGCTGCTGTGCCGCGACGCGGAGACCGCCGCGACGCGCTTCGGGGGTCAGGCAGGCGAGACCGGCATGGTCACCACCCGCACCGGGCGGGCGCTCTTCGAACGTGAGCTGATGGAGGAGTTCCTCGCTGGGCTCCGCGGGGCGGTTGACGCCACGGGGCTCTGGGACGAGCTCGAGACGGACTGGATCCTGTTCGACGGCGAGATGCTGCCGTGGTCGCTGAAAGCGGGCGATCTGCTCACTGGCGTGTACGCCCCGGCAGGCGCCGCCGCGCGTGCCGGGCTTGGGGCCGCAGCCGAGGCCTTCGCAGCGGCTTCGGCGCGCGGCGTTGACGCGGCGAAGCTCGAGGCTCGCGCGGGTGAACGCCTCGCCGATGCCGAGGCGTTCACCCGCGCGTACCGGCGCTACGTGTGGCCGACCTCGGGCCTCTCGGGCGTGAGCTTCGCGCCGTTCCAGGTACTCGCGACCGCGGGGCGGGCTCGCTACGGCGACCCGCACCCGTGGCACCTCGACGTCGCCGGCCGACTCGCCGACGCGGCGCCCGAGCTCGTCCGGCGCACCCGCTCGCTCACGGTGGAGACCGCGAACGCCGAGAGCGTCGAGGCGGGCATTCAGTGGTGGGAGGAACTCACGGACGCGGGCGGCGAGGGCATGGTCGTGAAGCCTGAGCAGTCGGTCGTGCTCAGTAAGAAGGGGCTCGTGCCCCCGGGGCTCAAGGTGCGTGGCCGGGAGTACCTCCGGATCATCTACGGCCCCGAATACCTGGAGCCGGCGAACCTCACCCGACTGCGTGACCGAGACCTCGGGCGCAAGCGCTCCCTTGCTGGGCGCGAGTTCGCGCTGGGAGCCGAGGCCCTCGACAGGTTTGTCGCCGGTGAGCCGCTCTGGCGGGTGCATGAGGCCGTGGCCGCGGTGCTCGCGCTCGAGTCCGACCCGGTCGATCCGCGGCTGTAG
- a CDS encoding ABC transporter ATP-binding protein, which produces MTYAIQARGLTRVHGATRALDDVTLNVHEHTITGLLGRNGAGKTTFMSLATAQDRPTSGTVSVLGAEPFEHAKVLEQLCFIRDNQRYPDDYKLVHALRAARIFYPNWDQGLADELVELFRIPAKTIVKKFSRGQTSALGIVLGLASRAPVTFFDEPYLGLDATARSYFYDVLLRDYQEHPRTILLSTHLIDEMDRLLERVVILDRGRVVQDADVDELRGAAHQAAGSADAVAAYAEGRRVLSRHRLGGLATVVVEGQPDRAAAAGNVELSSVSLQELVAAYGFDGGDSPASEKEVRS; this is translated from the coding sequence ATGACCTACGCGATACAGGCCCGCGGCCTCACACGCGTCCACGGTGCAACCCGCGCCCTCGACGACGTCACCCTGAACGTGCACGAGCACACGATCACCGGCCTGCTCGGCCGTAACGGCGCCGGCAAGACGACGTTCATGTCGCTCGCCACGGCGCAGGATCGCCCAACCTCCGGCACGGTCAGCGTGCTCGGCGCGGAGCCCTTCGAGCACGCCAAGGTGCTCGAGCAGCTCTGCTTCATCCGCGACAACCAGCGCTACCCCGACGACTACAAGCTCGTCCACGCGCTCCGCGCGGCGCGGATCTTCTACCCGAACTGGGATCAGGGGCTCGCCGACGAACTCGTCGAACTCTTCCGCATCCCCGCGAAAACCATCGTGAAGAAATTCTCGCGCGGCCAGACGTCGGCGCTCGGGATCGTGCTCGGCCTCGCCTCGCGTGCTCCCGTCACGTTCTTCGACGAGCCCTACCTCGGGCTCGACGCGACCGCGCGCAGCTACTTCTACGACGTACTGCTGCGGGACTATCAGGAGCACCCCCGCACGATCCTGCTCTCGACGCATCTCATCGACGAGATGGACAGGCTGCTGGAGCGCGTCGTGATCCTCGACCGCGGCCGCGTGGTGCAGGACGCCGACGTCGACGAGCTGCGCGGCGCGGCGCACCAGGCGGCCGGATCGGCCGACGCAGTCGCCGCGTACGCGGAGGGTCGGCGGGTGCTCAGCCGGCACCGGCTGGGCGGTCTCGCCACGGTCGTCGTCGAGGGGCAGCCCGACCGGGCCGCGGCCGCCGGCAACGTTGAGCTGAGCTCGGTCTCACTGCAGGAACTCGTCGCCGCCTACGGCTTTGACGGCGGGGACAGCCCCGCGAGTGAAAAGGAGGTGCGCTCATGA
- a CDS encoding glutathione peroxidase, whose protein sequence is MRDIEVTLASGEVRKFGELAPGAALIVNVASKCGFTPQYAGLEELYQEFSDKGLAVIGMPCNQFLMQEPGSDQEIAEFCTLNYGVTFPLLTKGKVNGRGTEPLFKELRKGKDATGTGGLVRWNFEKFVVSRDPAGGGAPTVTRFRSAVEPNDPAIRAAIEAALAA, encoded by the coding sequence ATGCGGGATATCGAAGTGACACTTGCAAGCGGCGAGGTGCGGAAGTTTGGTGAGCTCGCACCGGGTGCGGCGCTCATCGTGAACGTGGCCTCGAAATGCGGGTTCACGCCGCAGTACGCTGGCCTCGAGGAGCTCTACCAAGAGTTCAGCGACAAGGGGCTCGCTGTGATCGGCATGCCCTGTAACCAGTTCCTCATGCAGGAGCCCGGATCTGACCAGGAGATCGCCGAGTTCTGCACCCTGAACTACGGCGTCACGTTCCCACTGCTCACCAAGGGCAAGGTCAATGGGCGCGGCACCGAGCCACTGTTCAAGGAGCTCCGCAAGGGGAAGGACGCCACGGGCACCGGCGGCCTCGTGCGCTGGAACTTCGAAAAGTTCGTGGTGAGTCGCGACCCCGCGGGCGGTGGCGCTCCGACGGTGACTCGGTTCCGCTCGGCGGTCGAGCCAAATGACCCCGCGATCCGCGCCGCAATCGAGGCTGCGCTCGCCGCCTAG
- a CDS encoding 3' terminal RNA ribose 2'-O-methyltransferase Hen1 — protein sequence MYVSLTTTTAPVEDLTFLLHKHPARAHTRKLSVGAVSVVCTELTDERCTVALALEVDPIGLLRGQGAAMESFTLGQYVNDRPYVASSLLTGAIRGVYGTALAGTCEARPERVSAPLDLEIHLPTVACAGGAQLIQRLFEPLGWAVSARALPLDPEVPEWGDSEIFDVRLSGTAVLQQALQQLTILLPVLDDAKHYWVDHTENDKLLRHGGDWLAAHPERELILRRFLRHQRDLIDAADTAAAVATTTAAAAVEGGGAQNVGDPDRGSVTTGTRQPSLARERRDAVHAELTRLGAASVLDMGCGQGALLAPLARDPRITRLVGADVSARALAQAARRLGLDGARDGASDGAPEAIRKKVGLIQSSLTYRDDRLRGFDAMVLMEVIEHLDPERLPVLEQTVFADARPGHVIVTTPNVEYNAAYPGLAPGELRNHDHRFEWTRAEFAAWADRVALAHGYTVALAGIGPEADGLGQSTQMATFARGGTT from the coding sequence GTGTACGTTTCGCTGACCACCACAACGGCCCCTGTCGAGGATCTGACGTTCCTGCTGCACAAGCATCCGGCGCGGGCGCACACGCGCAAGCTGTCGGTCGGCGCAGTCAGTGTCGTGTGCACGGAGCTCACCGACGAGCGCTGCACCGTCGCGCTCGCGCTCGAGGTCGACCCGATCGGGTTGCTGCGCGGCCAGGGCGCGGCGATGGAGAGCTTCACGCTCGGCCAGTACGTGAACGACAGGCCGTACGTGGCCTCCTCATTGCTCACGGGGGCGATACGCGGGGTGTACGGCACCGCGCTCGCGGGCACCTGCGAGGCGCGGCCCGAGCGGGTCTCGGCGCCCCTCGACCTTGAGATCCACCTCCCCACGGTGGCGTGCGCTGGTGGCGCGCAGCTCATTCAGCGGCTGTTCGAACCGCTCGGGTGGGCGGTCTCGGCACGCGCGCTGCCGCTCGACCCCGAGGTGCCCGAGTGGGGCGACTCCGAGATCTTCGACGTCAGACTCTCGGGTACCGCGGTGTTGCAGCAGGCGCTGCAGCAGCTCACGATCCTGCTCCCCGTGCTCGACGATGCGAAGCACTACTGGGTCGACCACACGGAGAACGACAAACTGCTCAGGCACGGCGGCGACTGGCTTGCTGCGCACCCGGAGCGTGAGCTGATCCTGCGGCGTTTCCTCAGGCACCAACGCGACCTCATCGACGCGGCAGACACTGCGGCCGCGGTAGCCACTACGACCGCGGCAGCCGCCGTCGAAGGCGGGGGCGCGCAGAACGTCGGCGATCCTGATCGAGGATCTGTGACGACAGGCACCCGCCAGCCGTCGCTCGCCCGCGAGCGCCGCGACGCCGTGCACGCCGAGCTCACGCGCCTCGGCGCCGCGAGCGTGCTCGACATGGGCTGCGGGCAGGGGGCGCTGCTCGCGCCGCTCGCCCGTGATCCGCGCATCACCCGCCTGGTGGGGGCCGACGTGTCCGCGCGCGCCCTCGCGCAGGCCGCCCGCCGGCTCGGGCTCGACGGGGCGAGAGACGGTGCCTCCGACGGCGCCCCAGAGGCGATTCGCAAGAAGGTCGGGCTCATCCAGTCTTCACTCACGTACCGCGACGACAGGCTCCGAGGATTCGACGCGATGGTGCTTATGGAGGTCATCGAGCACCTCGATCCCGAACGCCTGCCCGTGCTTGAGCAGACGGTGTTCGCCGACGCGCGGCCCGGCCACGTGATCGTCACGACCCCGAACGTCGAATACAACGCCGCCTATCCCGGCCTCGCGCCCGGCGAGCTGCGTAATCACGACCACCGCTTCGAGTGGACCCGCGCCGAGTTCGCGGCCTGGGCCGACAGGGTCGCGCTCGCGCACGGTTACACGGTGGCGCTGGCTGGCATCGGGCCGGAGGCCGACGGGCTTGGCCAGTCGACGCAGATGGCGACGTTCGCGCGGGGAGGAACCACATGA
- a CDS encoding IS481 family transposase, producing the protein MSHANARLAPAGRMILVQRIQSGRPVAHVASEMGISRTTAWRWWRRFQEAGVTGLRDRSSAARSHPRRTPGCMETRVRIVRALTRRGPVFIAGKLGMHASTVGRVLRRHHTPLLRELDPVTGIRIRAERRSANRYEHEYPGSLIHIDVKKLGRIPDGGGWRLHGRSERPNRKRGQGYDYVHTVIDDHSRVAYAEIHDDEKGVTAAGVLERAIGFYASLGVRVERVISDNAFAYRHSAAFRDVVTQHSIQHRFIRPHCPWTNGKVERLNRTLATEWAYARPWTSNDERRAGLTAWLDYYNLDRAHLGIDGQTPIDRVNNGRGQYS; encoded by the coding sequence ATGTCTCACGCTAATGCCCGGCTCGCTCCTGCCGGTAGAATGATCCTGGTCCAACGCATTCAATCGGGTCGCCCTGTCGCTCATGTTGCCTCGGAGATGGGAATCTCGCGCACGACTGCGTGGCGGTGGTGGCGCAGGTTCCAGGAAGCCGGGGTTACGGGATTACGGGATCGGTCGAGCGCGGCCAGGTCGCATCCGCGGCGCACTCCCGGATGCATGGAGACCCGGGTGCGGATCGTGCGCGCGCTCACCAGACGTGGCCCGGTATTCATCGCGGGCAAGCTCGGCATGCACGCCTCGACAGTCGGGCGGGTGCTGCGTCGCCATCACACCCCGTTGTTACGTGAACTTGATCCCGTGACTGGGATCAGGATCCGTGCGGAACGACGGTCCGCGAACCGATACGAACACGAGTATCCGGGCTCGTTGATCCATATCGATGTGAAGAAGCTCGGCCGTATCCCTGACGGCGGTGGGTGGCGGCTCCATGGGCGCAGCGAACGTCCGAACCGGAAACGAGGACAAGGGTACGACTACGTCCACACCGTGATCGATGACCACTCTCGTGTCGCGTATGCCGAGATCCACGACGACGAGAAAGGCGTGACCGCGGCCGGTGTCCTTGAACGCGCGATCGGGTTCTACGCGTCGCTTGGGGTACGTGTTGAGCGTGTCATCAGCGATAACGCGTTCGCGTACCGGCACTCCGCCGCGTTCAGAGACGTCGTCACCCAGCACAGTATTCAGCACCGGTTCATTCGCCCGCACTGTCCCTGGACCAATGGGAAAGTCGAACGCCTCAACCGCACTCTCGCGACAGAGTGGGCGTACGCGAGACCCTGGACTTCTAACGACGAACGTCGAGCAGGATTGACGGCCTGGCTTGACTACTACAACCTAGACAGAGCTCACCTCGGCATCGACGGTCAAACTCCCATCGACCGAGTCAACAACGGTCGAGGTCAGTACAGCTAG